One Stenotrophomonas oahuensis genomic region harbors:
- a CDS encoding LysR substrate-binding domain-containing protein, translating into MNLRDLKYLVALADHKHYGKAAAVCHVSQPTLSTQLRKLEDELGVPLVERGSRKVMLTHAGTEAAVRARIIVAEIEELKEAARRARDPEAGSIRLGIFPTLGPYLLPHVIPGIRKRYPHLELLLVEEKSDELLNRLRDGRLDAALLALPVDDDALHAEFLFEEPFLLAVSSKHPLAGQDHLDARELSTQRLLLLEDGHCLRDQALAVCRMFGANEKSEFRATSLETLRQMVAADVGITLLPTLAIKPPVPRSDSIHLLDFRGPGSPTRRVGMVWRRSSAMTDFLTQLARQFKQLPAELLSLDASDRPQVAAEAALPAN; encoded by the coding sequence ATGAACCTGCGTGATCTGAAGTATCTGGTGGCGCTGGCCGACCACAAGCATTACGGCAAGGCCGCCGCCGTCTGTCACGTCAGCCAGCCGACGCTGTCGACCCAGCTGCGCAAGCTGGAGGATGAGCTGGGCGTGCCACTGGTGGAGCGCGGCTCACGCAAGGTGATGCTGACCCACGCCGGTACCGAGGCCGCCGTGCGCGCCCGGATCATCGTGGCGGAAATCGAAGAACTGAAGGAAGCCGCCCGCCGCGCCCGCGACCCGGAAGCCGGCAGCATCCGGCTGGGCATCTTCCCCACCCTGGGCCCGTACCTGCTGCCGCACGTGATTCCCGGCATCCGCAAGCGCTATCCGCATCTGGAACTGCTGCTGGTGGAAGAAAAAAGCGATGAACTGCTGAACCGTCTGCGCGACGGCCGGCTGGATGCGGCGCTGCTGGCGCTGCCGGTGGACGACGATGCGCTGCATGCGGAATTCCTGTTCGAAGAACCGTTCCTGCTGGCCGTCTCCAGCAAGCACCCGCTGGCCGGCCAGGACCACCTGGATGCGCGCGAGCTGTCCACCCAGCGCCTGCTGCTGCTCGAAGACGGGCACTGTCTGCGTGACCAGGCATTGGCGGTGTGCCGCATGTTCGGGGCCAATGAAAAATCCGAGTTCCGCGCCACCAGTCTGGAAACCCTGCGTCAGATGGTCGCGGCCGATGTGGGCATCACCCTGCTGCCGACCCTGGCAATCAAGCCGCCGGTGCCGCGTTCGGACAGTATTCACCTGCTCGACTTCCGTGGGCCGGGCAGTCCCACCCGGCGCGTCGGCATGGTCTGGCGGCGCAGCTCGGCGATGACCGACTTCCTCACCCAGCTGGCCCGGCAGTTCAAGCAGCTGCCGGCGGAACTGCTGTCGCTGGACGCCAGCGACCGCCCGCAGGTCGCGGCCGAGGCGGCGCTTCCCGCCAACTGA
- a CDS encoding transaldolase, with the protein MSTATPSKLAQLRDLSVVVADTGDYDAIKRLKPVDCTTNPTLVKKALDLPVYAELIERELAWGREQNGEREAIVHAVADRLTVGVGTLLSTLVPGRVSTEVDADQAHNVDATVAKARQFIAMYEAAGVPRSKVLIKIAATWEGVEAARQLQAEGIDCNLTLIFNPTQALACSEASAFLISPFVGRILDWYVANGQSPASIDEDPGVVFVRGVYAEFKRRGSPTVVMGASFRSTAQIEALAGCDRLTISPDLLEKLDADHGELPRKLSPSAADGAAVTPIDAARFAADLAADPMATEKLATGIEAFAKDLEALRQTIRERL; encoded by the coding sequence ATGAGCACCGCAACGCCTTCCAAACTTGCCCAGCTGCGTGACCTGTCCGTGGTGGTTGCCGACACCGGCGACTACGACGCCATCAAGCGCCTGAAGCCGGTCGACTGCACGACCAACCCGACCCTGGTGAAGAAGGCGCTGGACCTGCCGGTGTATGCGGAGCTGATTGAACGCGAACTGGCGTGGGGCCGTGAGCAGAACGGCGAGCGCGAAGCCATCGTGCATGCCGTGGCTGACCGCCTGACGGTGGGCGTGGGCACGCTGCTGAGCACGCTGGTGCCGGGCCGTGTTTCCACTGAAGTCGATGCCGACCAGGCCCACAACGTGGACGCCACGGTGGCCAAGGCGCGCCAGTTCATTGCCATGTACGAAGCGGCCGGCGTGCCGCGCAGCAAGGTGCTGATCAAGATCGCCGCGACCTGGGAAGGCGTGGAAGCGGCGCGCCAGCTGCAGGCCGAGGGTATCGACTGCAACCTGACCCTGATCTTCAACCCGACCCAGGCCCTGGCCTGCAGCGAAGCCAGTGCTTTCCTGATCTCGCCGTTCGTGGGCCGGATCCTGGACTGGTACGTGGCCAACGGCCAGAGCCCGGCCAGCATCGACGAAGACCCGGGCGTGGTGTTCGTGCGCGGGGTGTACGCCGAGTTCAAGCGCCGCGGCTCGCCGACGGTGGTGATGGGTGCCTCGTTCCGTTCAACCGCGCAGATCGAAGCGCTGGCCGGCTGCGACCGCCTGACCATTTCGCCGGACCTGCTGGAAAAGCTGGACGCCGACCACGGCGAACTGCCGCGCAAGCTGTCGCCGTCTGCGGCCGATGGTGCTGCAGTGACCCCGATTGATGCCGCGCGCTTTGCCGCCGATCTGGCCGCCGATCCGATGGCGACCGAGAAGCTGGCGACGGGTATTGAAGCGTTCGCGAAGGATCTGGAAGCGCTGCGTCAGACGATTCGCGAGCGTTTGTAA
- the rnk gene encoding nucleoside diphosphate kinase regulator, which translates to MSNSSGLPPSITVSSHDMDRLDAMLESPAVGQSPAGLALAQELNRATVVAPDQMPPGIVMMHSRVECEDELHGDKHVLTLVYPREANVDEGKVSILAPVGTALLGLAVGQSMDWDAPGGRKLRLRVTAVHNATPN; encoded by the coding sequence ATGTCCAATTCCAGCGGTCTGCCGCCATCCATCACCGTGTCCAGCCATGACATGGACCGCCTCGACGCCATGCTCGAGTCGCCCGCTGTCGGCCAGTCACCCGCCGGTCTGGCGCTGGCCCAGGAACTCAACCGTGCGACCGTCGTGGCGCCGGACCAGATGCCGCCGGGCATCGTCATGATGCATTCGCGCGTGGAATGCGAAGATGAGCTGCACGGCGACAAGCACGTGCTGACGCTGGTCTATCCCCGCGAAGCCAACGTCGACGAAGGCAAGGTCTCGATCCTTGCGCCGGTCGGCACCGCCTTGCTGGGTCTGGCTGTGGGCCAGTCCATGGACTGGGATGCACCGGGTGGGCGCAAGCTGCGCCTGCGGGTGACCGCGGTCCACAATGCCACCCCGAACTGA